One genomic region from Salvia hispanica cultivar TCC Black 2014 chromosome 2, UniMelb_Shisp_WGS_1.0, whole genome shotgun sequence encodes:
- the LOC125204135 gene encoding GATA transcription factor 12-like, protein MEYFAADYAEFSSVENGNNSNGVHFTVDDLLDFSKEDETMTDAFFESLPVNSGDSSTVTAVDSCNSSVSGGGDGQFNGNISCRSYNEVQFSGNELCVPYDDLTELEWLSNFVEESFSTDEHRFIPTAAVKSVSADTSSSFITSQSPPPPPPAVFPSDVSVPGKARSKRSRAPPCDWSSRLLLVKAAPPEAPPRKCLHCASEKTPQWRTGPMGPKTLCNACGVRYKSGRLVPEYRPAASPTFVSARHSNSHRKVMELRRQKDVMQRQQMIGGVFNGCDEFLIHHRSSINGHDLRHMMMN, encoded by the exons ATGGAGTACTTCGCCGCTGATTATGCTGAATTCTCGTCGGTGGAAAATGGCAACAATAGCAATGGCGTCCATTTCACGGTGGATGATTTGCTCGATTTTTCCAAGGAGGATGAGACCATGACCGACGCATTTTTCGAGAGCTTGCCGGTCAATTCCGGCGATTCCTCCACTGTTACGGCGGTTGATAGCTGCAATTCGTCGGTCTCCGGCGGCGGAGACGGCCAATTCAACGGCAATATCAGCTGCCGCAGCTATAATGAGGTTCAATTCTCCGGCAACGAACTCTGCGTTCCG TATGATGATTTAACGGAGCTGGAATGGCTGTCGAATTTCGTGGAGGAATCATTCTCAACCGACGAACACCGCTTCATCCCCACCGCCGCCGTGAAATCCGTCTCCGCCGacacctcctcctccttcaTCACCTCACaatctcctcctcctccgccgccggcCGTCTTCCCATCCGACGTCTCAGTCCCGGGGAAAGCCCGCAGCAAGCGCAGCCGCGCGCCGCCGTGCGACTGGTCCTCCCGCCTCCTCCTGGTGAAGGCGGCGCCGCCGGAGGCCCCGCCCCGGAAATGCCTCCACTGCGCGTCGGAGAAGACGCCGCAGTGGAGGACGGGCCCGATGGGCCCGAAGACGCTCTGCAACGCCTGCGGAGTCCGGTACAAGTCGGGCCGCCTCGTGCCGGAGTACCGGCCGGCGGCGAGCCCGACTTTCGTCTCGGCGAGGCACTCGAACTCGCACCGGAAGGTGATGGAGCTGCGGCGGCAGAAGGATGTGATGCAGAGGCAGCAGATGATCGGCGGCGTTTTCAACGGCTGTGATGAGTTCCTTATTCATCACCGGAGTAGCATCAACGGCCACGATTTGAGGCACATGATGATGAACTAG